Proteins from a single region of Haloplanus sp. GDY1:
- a CDS encoding DUF5817 family protein, whose amino-acid sequence MYAVVGCSACRALWLLADPGDAETATCPRCRRRHRTADLKRFYTAADREAAREARAAMLADRADATDAFEATPSVADLDAAADDAVVDDREYLDAAGVDADAAAAAGERATGGDGGSQSRPEIVRDALRTLDSPAAADVIEYASERGVPADAAADLLDRLVRRGEASESGGTYRLL is encoded by the coding sequence ATGTACGCGGTGGTCGGCTGTTCGGCGTGTCGCGCGCTGTGGTTGCTCGCGGACCCCGGGGACGCGGAGACGGCGACCTGCCCGCGCTGCCGGCGGCGCCACCGGACGGCGGACCTGAAGCGCTTCTACACCGCCGCGGACCGCGAGGCCGCCCGCGAGGCCCGGGCGGCGATGCTCGCGGACCGGGCCGACGCGACCGACGCGTTCGAGGCGACGCCCTCGGTGGCCGACCTCGACGCCGCGGCCGACGACGCCGTCGTCGACGACCGGGAGTATCTCGACGCCGCGGGCGTCGACGCCGACGCCGCCGCGGCGGCCGGGGAGCGAGCGACCGGCGGCGACGGCGGGAGTCAAAGCCGCCCCGAAATCGTCCGCGACGCCCTCCGGACGCTCGACTCGCCCGCGGCGGCCGACGTGATCGAGTACGCGAGCGAGCGCGGCGTCCCCGCGGACGCCGCGGCCGACCTGCTCGACCGACTGGTGCGCCGGGGCGAGGCCAGCGAGTCGGGCGGGACGTACCGGTTGCTGTAG
- the hmgA gene encoding hydroxymethylglutaryl-CoA reductase (NADPH), with translation MTDDSDADAEALVERVRDGDLRIHELEAHADADTAATARRRLVEAEAGVSLDAVGAYGFPAERADANVENMIGAARIPMGVAGPVTVHGGSLTGERYLPMATTEGALIASVNRGCSVIDAADGATARVTKSGMTRAPVFRVTDVAEAAALVEWVRDNEGTLREAAEATTSHGELRDVTPYVVGDSVFLRFRYDTKDAMGMNMATIATRAAAEAIEERTGASLVALSGNLCTDKKPAAINAVEGRGRSVTADVTLPRDVVEERLHTTPEAVAEVNTRKNHVGSAKAGSLGFNAHVANVVAAMFLATGQDAAQVVEGSNAITTAEVREGGLYVSVSLASLEVGTVGGGTKLPTQAEGLEVLGVAGGGDPPGSNADALAEAVAVGALAGELSLLAALGSRHLSSAHESLGR, from the coding sequence ATGACCGACGACTCGGACGCGGACGCCGAGGCCCTCGTCGAACGGGTCCGCGACGGCGACCTGCGGATCCACGAACTCGAAGCACACGCCGACGCCGACACGGCGGCGACCGCGAGACGGCGCCTCGTCGAGGCCGAGGCCGGCGTCTCCCTCGACGCCGTCGGCGCCTACGGCTTCCCGGCCGAGCGCGCCGACGCCAACGTCGAGAACATGATCGGCGCGGCCCGGATCCCGATGGGCGTGGCCGGTCCGGTGACCGTCCACGGCGGGTCGCTGACCGGCGAGCGGTACCTCCCGATGGCGACGACGGAGGGCGCCCTGATCGCGAGCGTCAACCGCGGCTGTTCGGTGATCGACGCGGCCGACGGCGCCACCGCCCGGGTCACCAAGTCGGGGATGACCCGCGCGCCCGTCTTCCGGGTGACCGACGTGGCCGAAGCCGCGGCGCTCGTCGAGTGGGTTCGGGACAACGAGGGGACGCTCCGGGAGGCCGCCGAGGCGACGACGAGTCACGGCGAACTCCGGGACGTCACCCCCTACGTCGTCGGCGACTCCGTCTTCCTGCGGTTCCGCTACGACACCAAGGACGCCATGGGGATGAACATGGCCACCATCGCCACCCGGGCGGCCGCCGAGGCCATCGAGGAGCGGACGGGCGCCTCCCTGGTCGCGCTCTCGGGCAACCTCTGTACGGACAAAAAGCCCGCGGCGATCAACGCCGTCGAGGGGCGGGGCCGGAGCGTCACCGCCGACGTGACCCTCCCCCGGGACGTCGTCGAGGAGCGCCTCCACACCACCCCCGAGGCCGTCGCCGAGGTGAACACGCGAAAGAACCACGTCGGGAGCGCGAAGGCCGGCAGCCTGGGGTTCAACGCCCACGTCGCCAACGTCGTCGCCGCGATGTTCCTCGCGACGGGGCAGGACGCCGCGCAGGTGGTCGAGGGATCCAACGCCATCACGACCGCCGAGGTCCGGGAGGGGGGGCTGTACGTCAGCGTCTCGCTGGCGAGCCTGGAGGTGGGCACCGTCGGCGGCGGCACGAAACTCCCGACGCAGGCCGAGGGCCTCGAGGTCCTGGGCGTCGCCGGCGGCGGCGACCCGCCCGGATCGAACGCGGACGCCCTCGCCGAGGCGGTGGCCGTCGGCGCGCTGGCTGGCGAACTCTCCCTGCTCGCGGCGCTCGGCTCCCGGCACCTCTCCTCGGCGCACGAGTCGCTCGGGCGCTGA
- a CDS encoding YbhB/YbcL family Raf kinase inhibitor-like protein, whose amino-acid sequence MELSSPAFRDGDPIPRQYGYTAANVNPPLEISDAPSGAESLVLVVDDPDALEPAGKVWRHWLVWNVNPTRKRIPEDWSTDTATAVEGENDYGEVGYGGPNPPDGEHTYRFRLFALDTDLDVPAGATLDDLERAMEGHVIEEATYEGTYAP is encoded by the coding sequence ATGGAGCTATCGAGCCCCGCCTTCCGAGACGGCGACCCCATCCCCCGGCAGTACGGCTACACGGCGGCGAACGTCAACCCGCCGCTGGAGATCTCCGACGCCCCTAGCGGGGCGGAGTCGCTCGTCCTCGTCGTCGACGACCCCGACGCCCTCGAACCCGCGGGGAAGGTCTGGCGTCACTGGCTGGTGTGGAACGTCAACCCGACGCGCAAGCGCATCCCCGAGGACTGGTCGACCGACACCGCCACGGCCGTCGAGGGCGAGAACGACTACGGCGAGGTGGGCTACGGCGGCCCGAACCCCCCGGACGGCGAACACACCTACCGGTTCCGACTGTTCGCGCTGGACACCGACCTCGACGTTCCCGCGGGCGCGACCCTCGACGACCTGGAGCGGGCGATGGAGGGACACGTGATCGAGGAGGCGACCTACGAGGGGACGTACGCCCCCTGA
- a CDS encoding archaemetzincin family Zn-dependent metalloprotease — protein sequence MLVDIVPIGDVPAQVKREASAGLRAVYDCDVTVHDAQPIPDGAFDRSRNQYRAEEFIELASREGSGEKNIGITSEDLYYRRRNYVFGLAYLNGNGSVVSTYRLQTSSDGGITSKPQSEVFADRVRKEIVHEIGHTVGLEHCDNERCVMSFSPTVREVDKKEQNLCGSCDRTLF from the coding sequence ATGCTCGTCGACATCGTGCCGATCGGGGACGTCCCGGCACAGGTGAAACGCGAGGCTTCTGCCGGGCTGCGAGCGGTCTACGACTGCGACGTGACGGTCCACGACGCCCAGCCGATCCCCGACGGCGCGTTCGATCGGAGCCGAAACCAGTACCGTGCCGAGGAGTTCATCGAACTCGCCAGCCGCGAGGGGTCCGGCGAGAAGAACATCGGCATCACCTCCGAGGACCTCTACTACCGCCGCCGGAACTACGTCTTCGGCCTCGCCTACCTGAACGGCAACGGCTCCGTGGTCTCGACGTACCGCCTGCAGACCTCCTCCGACGGCGGCATCACCTCCAAGCCCCAGTCGGAGGTGTTCGCCGACCGCGTGCGCAAGGAGATCGTCCACGAGATCGGTCACACCGTCGGCCTCGAACACTGCGACAACGAGCGCTGCGTGATGAGCTTCTCGCCGACCGTCCGCGAGGTCGACAAGAAAGAGCAGAACCTCTGTGGCTCCTGCGACCGGACGCTGTTCTGA
- a CDS encoding UPF0146 family protein: MTAPRSELAARLAGYDSLVEVGIGRRPEVAAALVDAGCDVVATDVFDPPVPEGVRFVRDDVVARAEGLAGDDPGDPYRVDAVYGLNLPAELQSAARDVARAAGADCLFTTLGFEEPTIPVDRESAGRETLYVARPARHR; this comes from the coding sequence GTGACGGCTCCGCGCTCCGAACTCGCCGCCAGGCTCGCCGGCTACGACAGCCTCGTCGAGGTGGGGATCGGTCGCCGTCCGGAGGTAGCCGCCGCCCTCGTCGACGCCGGCTGTGACGTCGTCGCGACGGACGTGTTCGACCCCCCCGTTCCCGAGGGCGTCCGGTTCGTCCGCGACGACGTGGTCGCCCGGGCCGAGGGCCTCGCGGGCGACGACCCCGGCGACCCCTACCGCGTCGACGCCGTCTACGGCCTGAACCTCCCCGCCGAACTCCAGTCGGCCGCCCGCGACGTCGCCCGCGCCGCGGGCGCCGACTGCCTCTTTACCACCCTCGGCTTCGAGGAGCCGACGATACCCGTCGACCGCGAGTCGGCGGGCCGCGAGACGCTGTACGTCGCCCGGCCGGCACGTCACAGATAG
- a CDS encoding beta-class carbonic anhydrase: MSVEEHESGDEPGHHHERVDAAVEAHDDWARRRRKGIPTDERLLVVACMDERIPVEAALGIDLGDAQIYRNAGGKVTDDVIRSAALTTQFFDTEEIIVVNHTDCGMMSASDDAVVEGLAAAAAGSLDDVALDPSLPELSIGDASVADWVRMTDDIDEACAAQVRYLDEHPLVDATVHGYVYEVESGHLRHPGGRIAEEISTRAE; this comes from the coding sequence ATGTCCGTAGAAGAACACGAATCCGGGGACGAACCGGGCCACCACCACGAACGCGTCGACGCCGCCGTCGAAGCCCACGACGACTGGGCGCGGCGCCGACGCAAGGGGATTCCGACGGACGAGCGGTTGCTCGTCGTCGCCTGCATGGACGAGCGCATTCCCGTCGAGGCGGCCCTGGGCATCGACCTCGGCGACGCCCAGATCTACCGCAACGCCGGCGGGAAGGTGACCGACGACGTGATCCGGTCGGCGGCGCTGACGACGCAGTTTTTCGACACCGAGGAGATCATCGTCGTCAACCACACCGACTGCGGGATGATGAGTGCGTCCGACGACGCCGTCGTCGAGGGCTTGGCGGCCGCCGCCGCCGGGAGCCTCGACGACGTGGCCCTCGATCCCTCGCTCCCCGAACTGTCCATCGGCGACGCGAGCGTCGCCGACTGGGTGCGCATGACGGACGATATCGACGAGGCCTGCGCGGCGCAGGTGCGCTATCTCGACGAGCACCCCCTCGTCGACGCGACGGTCCACGGCTACGTCTACGAGGTTGAGAGCGGCCACCTGCGCCACCCCGGGGGTCGGATCGCCGAGGAGATCAGTACGCGCGCCGAGTGA
- a CDS encoding VOC family protein, translating into MDVLHTALEVTDLDETRRFYEDLLGLERSREYEKDGVRNYYVTGSGPAELQFRVVDEVPSPAGIEHVAVAATDVDATVEEAAAEWGDVVEREPATLERVNRRLAVLTDPDGYSVHVIEEL; encoded by the coding sequence ATGGACGTCCTGCACACGGCGCTCGAAGTGACCGACCTCGACGAGACGCGGCGGTTCTACGAGGACCTCCTCGGCCTCGAACGCTCCCGCGAGTACGAGAAAGACGGCGTCAGGAACTACTACGTCACGGGGTCGGGGCCGGCGGAACTCCAGTTTCGCGTCGTCGACGAGGTGCCGTCGCCGGCGGGCATCGAACACGTCGCCGTCGCGGCCACGGACGTGGACGCCACCGTCGAGGAGGCGGCCGCGGAGTGGGGCGACGTCGTCGAGCGGGAGCCCGCGACCCTGGAGCGCGTGAACCGGCGGCTGGCCGTCCTGACCGACCCCGACGGCTACAGCGTCCACGTCATCGAGGAGCTATAG
- a CDS encoding TIGR01548 family HAD-type hydrolase: MDVDAVVLDIDGVLVDVADSYRRAIVESVERVYGRTVDDAGVQRFKNAGGFNNDWELTDAVALFVLAREAGYEAELSAFTDAVAARGGGLAAAEAVVRDADVDHDAVFDRWDPDRLRETFQALYLGADLYRDLEGGEPPFETRGYIHDEPVLAAESTLDALTERFAVGVLTGRPAAEATIALDRVGLSVPDDHRFTMDDWEEGKPHPRALTTLAARLDATRVAFAGDTLDDVGTAVNAAEADPDRTYHGVGVLTGGLSGDAGRRAFESAGADAVIETVNDLPGLLEP; encoded by the coding sequence ATGGACGTGGACGCGGTCGTACTCGACATCGACGGGGTGCTCGTCGACGTGGCGGACTCCTACCGCCGGGCCATCGTCGAGTCCGTCGAGCGGGTGTACGGGCGGACGGTCGACGACGCCGGCGTCCAGCGGTTCAAGAACGCCGGCGGCTTCAACAACGACTGGGAACTCACCGACGCCGTGGCGCTGTTCGTCCTCGCCCGCGAGGCGGGCTACGAGGCGGAGCTGTCGGCGTTCACCGACGCCGTCGCCGCCCGCGGCGGCGGGCTGGCGGCCGCCGAGGCGGTCGTCCGGGACGCCGACGTCGACCACGACGCCGTCTTCGACCGCTGGGACCCCGACCGCCTGCGCGAGACGTTCCAGGCGCTCTACCTCGGCGCGGACCTGTACCGCGACCTGGAGGGCGGCGAGCCCCCCTTCGAGACGCGGGGCTACATCCACGACGAACCCGTACTGGCCGCGGAGTCGACGCTCGACGCGCTGACCGAGCGGTTCGCCGTCGGCGTACTGACGGGGCGGCCGGCCGCGGAGGCGACCATCGCGCTCGACCGCGTCGGCCTCTCGGTCCCCGACGACCACCGGTTCACGATGGACGACTGGGAGGAGGGCAAACCCCACCCCCGGGCGCTGACGACGCTCGCGGCGCGCCTGGACGCGACGCGGGTGGCCTTCGCGGGCGACACCCTCGACGACGTGGGGACCGCAGTGAACGCCGCCGAGGCCGACCCCGACCGGACCTACCACGGGGTCGGGGTCCTGACCGGCGGCCTGAGCGGCGATGCCGGCCGGCGGGCCTTCGAGTCGGCCGGCGCCGACGCCGTGATCGAGACGGTCAACGACCTGCCGGGCCTGCTGGAGCCGTGA
- the npdG gene encoding NADPH-dependent F420 reductase, with the protein MRIALLGGTGDIGEGLALRWAFHTDHEVVIGSRDPEKARAKAAEYETELSSRGVDRKVNGFENAMAADRARVVVLAVPAYHVSDTVEAVADSLDEGDVLVTPATGMQRDEDGFHYHRPSAGSVTRLAVDAAPEGVSVVGAFHNLAAGRLADLDADLGVDTLLVADDPDAKETVRLLADGIDGLRPLDAGGLANAPEIEALTPLLINVATNNEGLHDLGVRFV; encoded by the coding sequence ATGCGAATCGCACTACTCGGCGGGACCGGCGACATCGGCGAAGGGCTCGCCCTCCGGTGGGCCTTCCACACCGATCACGAGGTCGTGATCGGGTCGCGGGACCCCGAGAAGGCCCGCGCGAAGGCCGCGGAGTACGAGACCGAACTGTCGAGTCGCGGCGTCGACCGGAAGGTGAACGGCTTCGAGAACGCGATGGCGGCCGACCGGGCGCGCGTCGTCGTCCTCGCGGTCCCCGCCTACCACGTCAGCGACACCGTCGAGGCGGTGGCCGACTCCCTCGACGAGGGGGACGTCCTCGTCACGCCCGCGACGGGGATGCAACGCGACGAGGACGGCTTCCACTACCACCGGCCGAGCGCCGGGAGCGTGACGCGACTGGCCGTCGACGCCGCCCCCGAGGGCGTGTCGGTCGTCGGCGCCTTCCACAACCTCGCGGCCGGCCGCCTCGCGGATCTGGACGCCGACCTCGGCGTCGACACCCTCCTCGTCGCCGACGACCCCGACGCCAAGGAGACGGTTCGTCTGCTCGCTGACGGCATCGACGGACTTCGCCCCCTCGACGCCGGTGGCCTCGCCAACGCCCCGGAGATCGAGGCGCTGACGCCGCTGCTCATCAACGTCGCCACGAACAACGAGGGGCTCCACGACCTCGGGGTTCGCTTCGTCTAG
- the hisE gene encoding phosphoribosyl-ATP diphosphatase yields MTDDSDPEAVLDALFATIEDRRDELPEGSYTASLFTHEKGEDATLEKIGEEATEVILAAKADDREELVAESADLVYHLLVLLAMKDRTVDDLRDELETRF; encoded by the coding sequence ATGACCGACGACTCGGACCCCGAGGCCGTCCTCGACGCGCTCTTTGCCACCATCGAGGACCGCCGCGACGAACTCCCCGAGGGCTCCTACACCGCGTCGCTGTTCACCCACGAGAAAGGCGAGGACGCGACGCTGGAGAAGATCGGCGAGGAGGCGACCGAGGTGATCCTCGCGGCGAAGGCGGACGACCGGGAGGAACTGGTCGCCGAGTCCGCGGACCTGGTCTATCACCTGCTCGTCCTGCTGGCGATGAAGGATCGGACCGTCGACGACCTGCGGGACGAACTCGAAACGCGGTTCTAG
- the pdxT gene encoding pyridoxal 5'-phosphate synthase glutaminase subunit PdxT: protein MTGGHRIGVVAVQGNVSEHVAGIERAAAATDRDVEVVEIRESGVVPDCDALALPGGESTTISRLLHAEGIAEEIVASVAAGTPVLATCAGLIVASRDARDDRVDTLGVVDAAVDRNAFGRQVDSFEADLDVEGLDDPFHAVFIRAPVVDEVGPGVDVIATVEGRPVAIRDGPVVATSFHPELTADDRLHRLALFDPLRTGAEA, encoded by the coding sequence GTGACGGGCGGCCACCGGATCGGCGTCGTCGCCGTCCAGGGCAACGTGAGCGAACACGTCGCGGGGATCGAACGCGCAGCGGCCGCCACGGATCGCGACGTCGAGGTCGTCGAGATCCGCGAATCGGGGGTGGTCCCCGACTGTGACGCCCTCGCGCTCCCCGGCGGCGAGTCGACGACCATCTCCCGACTGCTCCACGCGGAGGGCATCGCCGAGGAGATCGTCGCGAGCGTCGCGGCCGGCACCCCCGTCCTCGCGACGTGTGCCGGTCTCATCGTCGCCTCGCGGGACGCCCGCGACGACCGCGTCGACACGCTCGGCGTCGTCGACGCCGCCGTCGACCGCAACGCCTTCGGCCGACAGGTCGACAGCTTCGAGGCCGACCTCGACGTCGAGGGACTGGACGACCCCTTCCACGCGGTGTTCATCCGCGCGCCCGTCGTCGACGAGGTGGGTCCCGGCGTGGACGTGATCGCGACGGTGGAGGGCCGTCCCGTGGCGATCCGCGACGGCCCGGTCGTCGCCACCTCCTTCCACCCGGAACTCACGGCCGACGACCGCCTCCACCGCCTCGCGCTGTTCGACCCGCTGCGGACCGGCGCCGAGGCGTAG
- a CDS encoding preprotein translocase subunit Sec61beta, producing MSGSQGGGGLMSSAGLVRYFDAEDRNAIRIDPKTVVAFGVLFGVLVQVLNVVSL from the coding sequence ATGAGTGGAAGTCAGGGCGGCGGCGGACTGATGTCGAGTGCGGGCCTCGTCCGCTACTTCGACGCGGAGGACCGCAACGCCATTCGGATCGATCCGAAGACCGTCGTCGCGTTCGGCGTCCTCTTCGGCGTCCTCGTGCAGGTGCTGAACGTCGTCTCGCTGTGA
- a CDS encoding thioredoxin family protein, whose amino-acid sequence MTVRLLDFYADWCGPCDAQDPILEELAADYGDVEFEKIDVDQDQDTANEYQVQSLPTVVVENDDGIVDRFVGVTQRPDIEAALEQAGA is encoded by the coding sequence ATGACCGTTCGACTGCTCGACTTCTACGCCGACTGGTGTGGGCCGTGTGACGCCCAGGACCCGATCCTGGAGGAACTGGCCGCCGACTACGGGGACGTCGAGTTCGAGAAGATCGACGTCGACCAGGACCAGGACACCGCCAACGAGTACCAAGTGCAGTCCCTCCCCACCGTGGTCGTCGAGAACGACGACGGCATCGTCGACCGCTTCGTGGGCGTCACCCAGCGGCCCGACATCGAGGCCGCCCTCGAACAGGCCGGCGCCTGA
- a CDS encoding methyltransferase domain-containing protein, with amino-acid sequence MGILEDKSRARLFYKYLSTVYDRVNPFIWNEEMRAEALSLLDLDAGDRVLDVGCGTGFGTEGLLQYTDDVHGLDQSIHQMEKAFEKFGRTDEVNFYRGDAERLPFADDSFDAVWSSGSIEYWPNPVDALAEFRRIVKPGGPVLVVGPNYPSSSVFQRLADAIMLFYDEAEADRMFAEAGFEDVEHVTMGPTYNPDIAITTLARVP; translated from the coding sequence ATGGGCATCCTCGAAGACAAGTCCCGGGCGCGGCTGTTCTACAAGTACCTCTCGACGGTGTACGACCGGGTCAACCCGTTCATCTGGAACGAGGAGATGCGCGCGGAGGCGCTCTCGCTTCTCGATCTGGACGCCGGCGACCGGGTGCTCGACGTGGGCTGTGGGACCGGCTTCGGCACCGAGGGGCTGCTCCAGTACACCGACGACGTCCACGGACTGGACCAGAGCATCCACCAGATGGAGAAGGCCTTCGAGAAGTTCGGCCGCACGGACGAGGTGAACTTCTACCGCGGCGACGCCGAGCGACTCCCCTTCGCCGACGACAGTTTCGACGCCGTCTGGTCGTCGGGATCCATCGAGTACTGGCCCAATCCGGTCGACGCTCTCGCGGAGTTCCGCCGGATCGTGAAGCCCGGCGGACCGGTGCTCGTCGTCGGTCCTAACTACCCTAGCAGTTCGGTGTTCCAGCGCCTCGCCGACGCCATCATGCTCTTCTACGACGAGGCGGAGGCCGACCGGATGTTCGCCGAGGCCGGCTTCGAGGACGTCGAACACGTGACGATGGGGCCGACGTACAACCCCGACATCGCGATCACGACGCTGGCTCGCGTCCCCTAG
- a CDS encoding type IV pilin produces the protein MAGRTAIGLLIALVVGVAVGGLSIGALPAASTTVAPTLSVDGDRVALTHRAGTAVDVRRLDVVVRVDGDPLAHQPPVPFFSAEGFHPGPTGPFNAAADPTWTPGERASFRVASTNRPSIAAGARVTVELRRGGRRLAVLSATA, from the coding sequence ATGGCCGGTCGGACTGCGATCGGACTCCTGATCGCCCTCGTCGTCGGCGTCGCCGTCGGCGGCCTCTCGATCGGGGCGTTGCCCGCGGCGTCGACGACGGTCGCGCCGACGCTCTCGGTCGACGGCGACCGCGTCGCCCTCACCCACCGCGCGGGGACGGCGGTCGACGTGCGCCGACTCGACGTGGTCGTCCGCGTCGACGGCGACCCCCTCGCCCACCAGCCGCCGGTGCCGTTCTTCTCGGCCGAGGGGTTCCATCCGGGCCCAACCGGGCCGTTCAACGCCGCCGCCGATCCGACGTGGACTCCGGGCGAGCGGGCGTCCTTCCGGGTCGCGTCGACGAACCGGCCGTCGATCGCGGCCGGCGCCCGCGTGACCGTCGAACTGCGCCGCGGCGGGCGACGGCTGGCCGTCCTGTCCGCGACCGCCTAG
- a CDS encoding DUF7096 domain-containing protein encodes MRALPVLVAALLLSSAVGAAGGLAGGATERSASRPAAIDAPVVAQTDGNGTTLQQINVLDVPPESVERSTVAEHYVDLGPAVGLSTNATTARLRTLAMVERVERADTTELRRERLRTAIEELEAAVDDLDRRQTAAVGAYSRDEITGQELLVALVDISITAQELNDRRSRLEELAADTSGFDIDRGRLASIGNRLSAFEGPVRAHARSVLGGEAEPHRFYVATSAESVTVSTIIGDTYYREAYRGDLRNGAGDAIELEVALDIVATSYPVIWNTTREQTQVFGGGETYPVRIGHSRGDLTAFVDSNARVVYAEHQRRPLDTVVRDQRIERTAGSLRLVVNHTYPGGPVQIRVVDEATGDPVDAAVAVKAGPTPPESIGSTGDDGTVWTLSPNRQYTVTAEARGENVSAVVPPGVPPRVAVTPASGNASENDGNATPTATATPMDGAVADLYHP; translated from the coding sequence ATGAGAGCCCTCCCCGTTCTCGTGGCTGCCCTCCTCCTCTCCTCGGCGGTCGGGGCTGCAGGTGGCCTCGCCGGCGGTGCCACCGAGCGCTCCGCGTCCCGGCCCGCCGCCATCGACGCCCCGGTCGTCGCCCAGACCGACGGCAACGGGACGACGCTCCAGCAGATCAACGTCCTCGACGTCCCCCCCGAATCGGTCGAGCGGTCCACCGTGGCCGAACACTACGTCGACCTCGGTCCCGCGGTCGGGCTGTCGACGAACGCGACGACCGCCCGGCTCCGAACGCTGGCGATGGTCGAGCGCGTCGAGCGGGCCGACACCACCGAACTCCGCCGCGAACGCCTCCGCACGGCGATCGAAGAACTGGAGGCGGCGGTGGACGACCTCGACCGCCGACAGACGGCGGCGGTCGGGGCCTACAGCCGGGACGAGATCACCGGCCAGGAACTGCTCGTCGCGCTCGTCGACATCAGCATCACCGCACAGGAACTCAACGACCGGCGGTCGCGGCTGGAGGAACTCGCCGCCGACACGAGCGGGTTCGACATCGACCGCGGTCGGCTGGCCTCCATCGGGAACCGCCTCTCGGCGTTCGAAGGTCCCGTCCGGGCGCACGCCCGCTCGGTGCTCGGCGGCGAGGCCGAGCCCCACCGGTTCTACGTCGCTACCAGCGCCGAGAGCGTCACCGTGTCGACCATCATCGGCGACACGTACTACCGGGAGGCCTACCGGGGCGACCTTCGGAACGGCGCCGGCGACGCCATCGAACTCGAGGTCGCCCTCGACATCGTCGCCACGAGCTACCCGGTCATCTGGAACACGACGCGCGAACAGACGCAGGTGTTCGGCGGCGGCGAGACCTATCCGGTCAGGATCGGTCACAGTCGTGGCGACCTGACCGCCTTCGTCGACAGCAACGCCCGCGTCGTCTACGCCGAACACCAGCGTCGCCCGCTCGACACCGTCGTCAGGGACCAGCGGATCGAGCGAACCGCCGGGAGCCTCCGCCTCGTCGTGAACCACACCTACCCCGGCGGCCCCGTCCAGATACGGGTCGTCGACGAGGCGACCGGCGACCCCGTCGACGCGGCCGTCGCGGTCAAGGCGGGACCGACCCCGCCGGAGTCCATCGGATCGACCGGCGACGACGGCACGGTCTGGACGCTCTCACCCAACCGTCAGTACACAGTCACCGCCGAGGCCCGGGGCGAGAACGTCAGCGCCGTCGTCCCACCGGGCGTTCCGCCGCGCGTGGCGGTGACCCCGGCGTCCGGCAACGCGTCGGAGAACGACGGAAACGCGACGCCCACGGCGACGGCGACGCCGATGGACGGGGCCGTGGCCGACCTTTATCACCCGTGA